The following are encoded together in the Hyalangium minutum genome:
- a CDS encoding FAD-dependent oxidoreductase — protein sequence MRAPTALPPDSSPTLTLGLPGFTFEDLYRPRGLRRLAERFDAWLTEHEPELFQAFDAYRKSGGTHLTGPAQSDLLIRVSRHVSRFLARLFNIEGDQQDLARRLTGELPLFDFKRDFITRRVFKKGAPDRPTLAEFPSLDARMRLMLQLGFPQAMASGDLERCLAESILTLMDLERLFSGALPADKQDTAPALRERWTALRAALLTTPEGKEAFGSSLVTQGDDAAELQSVRALLSLADRWTFARALHPEQKELFHTWPTHRLPKPLVFDQLVQLHRPDPNLPEIAEGPEEHLRHRDGFKLTDRRGTPRDAMNEVDYCVICHEREKDSCSKGFKAKDPVAEGHSFKKNPLGIPLTGCPLDERISEMHLLKREGNSVGALAMVVLDNPMCPGTGHRICNDCMKACIFQKQEPVNIPLAETSVLTDVLDLPWGFEIYGLLTRWNPLNVRRPFALPYRGRNVLVVGLGPAGYTLAHYLLNEGFGVTGLDGLKIESFDDELLGRNGKPLKAIRDWKALTRELDDRVLEGFGGVSEYGITVRWDKNFLTLIHLTLARRENLRIYGGVRFGGTLTIDDAWKLGFDHIAIAAGAGRPTIIGMKNNLIRGIRKASDFLMALQLTGAFKRDSLANLQVQLPAIVIGGGLTGIDTATELMAYYPVQVERSLERHERLAADIGEEAVLARLDPEERVTYQTFLEHGRAVRAEREQARAEGRHPDLIKLVRSWGGVSLVYRRSLTESPAYRLNHEEVVKALEEGIRFIERMSPAEALPDASGAVRGIRFERMVTKDGKLKGSGEFFELPARTVCVAAGTAPNVTYEKEYPGTFKLDSNQEYFLGHELAEAGERFELKPVEQASEDLLAKVGFFTSYQKDGRLISFYGDNHPTYAGNVVKAMASAKDGYPEVTRLFAQELAATDFLDEQAQGQREEKLASHFAKLDEAFTATVVAVNRLTPTIVEVVVKAPFAASHFEPGQFYRLQNFERLAPVVDGTRLTMEGLALTGAWVDKEKGLMGTIVLEMGSSSRLCAALKPGEPVVLMGPTGTPTEIGRNETVVLVGGGLGNAVLFSIARSLKAAGCRVIYFAGYRTKADSFKQDEIEAGTDQIVWSVDGGDLIQPRRSQDTAFRGNVVQAMLAYAEGSLGVPPVISLHEVDRIIAIGSDRMMRAVQQARHGVLQPFLKPEHEAIGSINSPMQCMMKEICAQCLQKHTDPVTGKETWVFSCFNQDQKLDQVDFVNLNQRLRGNTVLEKISDVFLARLMLKVPNLKRV from the coding sequence ATGCGCGCTCCGACTGCTCTGCCTCCTGACTCAAGCCCCACGCTGACCCTGGGCCTCCCCGGGTTCACCTTCGAGGACCTCTACCGTCCCCGCGGGCTGCGCCGGCTCGCAGAGCGCTTCGACGCCTGGCTCACCGAGCACGAGCCCGAGCTCTTCCAGGCCTTTGACGCGTACCGGAAGTCCGGCGGCACCCACCTCACCGGCCCGGCCCAGTCGGACCTGCTCATCCGCGTCTCCCGGCACGTGTCCCGCTTCCTCGCCCGCCTCTTCAACATCGAGGGCGATCAGCAGGACCTGGCCCGCCGCCTCACGGGCGAGCTGCCCCTGTTCGACTTCAAGCGCGACTTCATCACCCGCCGCGTCTTCAAGAAGGGCGCCCCGGACCGGCCCACGCTCGCTGAGTTCCCCTCGCTGGACGCCCGGATGCGCTTGATGCTGCAGCTCGGCTTCCCGCAGGCCATGGCCTCCGGGGACCTGGAGCGCTGCCTGGCCGAGTCCATCCTCACGCTGATGGACCTGGAGCGCCTCTTCTCCGGCGCCCTGCCCGCCGACAAGCAGGACACGGCTCCGGCCCTGCGCGAGCGCTGGACGGCCCTGCGCGCCGCCCTGCTCACCACGCCCGAGGGCAAGGAGGCCTTCGGCTCCAGCCTCGTCACCCAGGGCGATGACGCCGCGGAGCTGCAGTCCGTGCGTGCCCTGCTCTCGCTGGCGGATCGCTGGACATTCGCGCGCGCGCTCCACCCGGAGCAGAAGGAGCTGTTCCACACCTGGCCCACGCACCGGCTGCCCAAGCCGCTGGTGTTCGACCAGCTCGTGCAGCTGCACCGGCCAGACCCGAACCTGCCGGAGATCGCCGAGGGCCCCGAGGAGCACCTGCGCCACCGCGACGGCTTCAAGCTCACGGATCGCCGCGGCACGCCTCGCGACGCGATGAACGAGGTGGACTACTGCGTCATCTGCCACGAGCGCGAGAAGGACTCCTGCTCCAAGGGCTTCAAGGCGAAGGACCCGGTGGCCGAGGGCCACTCCTTCAAGAAGAACCCGCTGGGCATTCCGCTCACCGGCTGCCCGCTGGACGAGCGCATCTCCGAGATGCACCTGCTCAAGCGCGAGGGCAACTCGGTGGGCGCGCTGGCCATGGTGGTGCTGGACAACCCCATGTGCCCGGGCACCGGCCACCGCATCTGCAATGACTGCATGAAGGCCTGCATCTTCCAGAAGCAGGAGCCGGTGAACATTCCGCTGGCGGAGACCTCGGTCCTCACGGACGTGTTGGACTTGCCCTGGGGCTTCGAGATCTACGGCCTGCTCACCCGGTGGAACCCTCTCAACGTCCGTCGGCCGTTCGCGCTGCCGTACCGGGGCCGCAACGTGCTCGTCGTGGGCCTGGGGCCTGCGGGCTACACGCTCGCGCACTACCTGCTCAACGAGGGCTTTGGCGTCACCGGCCTGGACGGCCTGAAGATCGAGTCCTTCGATGACGAGCTGCTGGGCCGCAACGGCAAGCCGCTCAAGGCCATCCGCGACTGGAAGGCGCTCACCCGCGAGCTGGACGATCGCGTGCTCGAGGGGTTCGGCGGCGTGTCCGAGTACGGAATCACCGTGCGCTGGGACAAGAACTTCCTCACGCTCATCCACCTGACGCTGGCGCGCCGGGAGAACCTGCGCATCTACGGCGGCGTGCGCTTCGGTGGCACCCTCACCATCGACGATGCCTGGAAGCTGGGCTTCGACCACATCGCCATCGCGGCGGGCGCGGGCCGCCCCACCATCATCGGGATGAAGAACAACCTCATCCGGGGCATCCGCAAGGCGAGCGACTTCCTGATGGCGCTGCAGCTCACTGGCGCCTTCAAGCGGGACTCGCTGGCGAACCTCCAGGTGCAACTGCCGGCCATCGTCATCGGCGGCGGCCTCACGGGCATCGACACGGCCACGGAGCTGATGGCCTATTACCCGGTGCAGGTGGAGCGCTCGCTGGAGCGCCACGAGCGGCTCGCGGCGGACATCGGCGAGGAAGCCGTCCTCGCGCGGCTGGATCCCGAGGAGCGCGTCACCTACCAGACCTTCCTGGAGCACGGCCGCGCGGTGCGCGCCGAGCGCGAGCAAGCCCGTGCCGAGGGCCGTCACCCGGACCTCATCAAGCTGGTGCGGAGCTGGGGCGGCGTGAGCCTGGTGTACCGCCGCAGCCTCACGGAGTCCCCCGCCTACCGCCTCAACCACGAGGAGGTGGTGAAGGCGCTGGAGGAGGGCATCCGCTTCATCGAGCGCATGAGCCCGGCGGAGGCGCTGCCGGACGCGTCCGGGGCGGTGCGTGGCATCCGCTTCGAGCGGATGGTGACAAAGGACGGCAAGCTCAAGGGCAGCGGCGAGTTCTTCGAGCTGCCCGCGCGCACCGTCTGCGTGGCGGCAGGCACCGCGCCCAACGTCACCTATGAGAAGGAGTACCCGGGCACCTTCAAGCTGGACTCGAACCAGGAGTACTTTCTGGGCCACGAGCTGGCGGAGGCGGGCGAGCGCTTCGAGCTCAAGCCGGTGGAGCAGGCCTCCGAGGATCTGCTGGCCAAGGTGGGCTTCTTCACCTCGTACCAGAAGGACGGACGCCTCATCTCCTTCTACGGAGACAACCACCCCACCTACGCGGGCAACGTGGTGAAGGCCATGGCCAGCGCGAAGGACGGGTACCCCGAGGTGACGCGCCTCTTCGCCCAGGAGCTGGCGGCGACGGACTTCCTGGACGAGCAGGCCCAGGGGCAGCGCGAGGAGAAGCTGGCCTCCCACTTCGCGAAGCTGGACGAGGCGTTCACCGCCACGGTGGTGGCCGTCAACCGCCTCACGCCCACCATCGTGGAGGTGGTGGTGAAGGCGCCGTTCGCGGCGAGCCACTTCGAGCCCGGCCAGTTCTACCGCCTGCAGAACTTCGAGCGGCTGGCCCCGGTGGTGGACGGCACGCGGCTGACCATGGAGGGTCTGGCCCTCACGGGCGCGTGGGTGGACAAGGAGAAGGGGCTGATGGGGACCATCGTGCTGGAGATGGGCTCCTCGTCGCGCCTGTGCGCCGCGCTGAAGCCCGGTGAGCCCGTGGTGCTCATGGGCCCCACTGGGACGCCCACGGAGATTGGCCGCAACGAGACGGTGGTGCTCGTGGGCGGAGGCCTGGGCAACGCGGTGCTCTTCTCCATCGCGCGCTCGCTCAAGGCCGCGGGCTGCCGCGTCATCTACTTCGCGGGCTACCGGACGAAGGCGGACAGCTTCAAGCAGGACGAGATCGAGGCTGGCACGGATCAAATCGTCTGGTCCGTGGACGGGGGTGACCTCATCCAGCCGCGGCGCTCGCAGGACACGGCGTTCCGGGGCAACGTGGTCCAGGCGATGCTGGCGTACGCGGAGGGCTCGCTGGGAGTGCCTCCGGTCATCTCCCTGCACGAGGTGGACCGCATCATCGCCATCGGCTCGGACCGGATGATGCGGGCGGTGCAGCAGGCGCGTCACGGCGTGCTGCAGCCCTTCCTCAAGCCCGAGCACGAGGCCATCGGCTCCATCAACTCGCCGATGCAGTGCATGATGAAGGAGATCTGCGCCCAGTGCCTCCAGAAGCACACGGACCCGGTGACGGGCAAGGAGACGTGGGTCTTCTCGTGCTTCAACCAGGACCAGAAGCTGGATCAGGTGGACTTCGTGAACCTGAACCAGCGCCTGCGCGGCAACACGGTGCTGGAGAAGATCTCCGACGTCTTCCTGGCGAGGCTGATGCTGAAGGTCCCGAATCTGAAGCGCGTCTGA
- a CDS encoding serine/threonine protein kinase has protein sequence MTLQPGARFGRYELVSRLGRGGMAETYRARLVGEAGVTKPVLIKKVLPEYANDDAFTTMFVSEARISATLSHGNIAQVYDFGRVDGEYFLAMEFVDGQPLHKILKRALRTGMNSLPIPVAVFIAIEMCRGLHYAHTRKDDSGKLLGIVHRDISPDNVLISYEGQVKIVDFGIAKARELRGFNTEPGVVKGKYLFFSPEQARGKQVDALTDVWAVGVVLYELLCGKLPFQGTQYTAVAKLIKGEFPRPRELNPELPEELEDIVLHALTVNKAERVESCHELGDALTAFLYAIEPRFSAMSIAHFVQKMFQEDLSAEGREVQVPRSFLEQMARWRRSTSEHVPVQEFSNPKPRSAPPSSPRRSAVATRPLAPAPQEPAPAPPKAVPAAAMSASKALYVGLSVGAVLTVAAVILLFVAMGEPKLSGLDATTSMTPLGPGGVAGAPVPAPATGAASMASTPVPQPPEGVKPRVNPTPEKPVRVERSPEERAKAAYEKAAKLFEGKQYKEAGIEALLCIEFDSKNLDCQKLAGDALAAQGDKEKAAERYRTFLRLAPSDEHALEVEQSLALMLGITPAPAKLPDPPPPPPTPLSPAARAEVKAVFTEAARLIRAKKYEAALTKTARCLKIDPNHAECHMAAGAAYAALANWDKAVVHYRKFVTLAPNHKLAPSVRSTLEGYEQAKAQ, from the coding sequence ATGACCCTGCAACCTGGAGCGCGGTTCGGCCGCTATGAGCTGGTGTCGCGCCTGGGAAGGGGCGGCATGGCGGAGACCTATCGCGCCCGGCTGGTGGGCGAGGCGGGTGTCACCAAGCCGGTGCTCATCAAGAAGGTGCTGCCGGAGTACGCCAACGACGATGCGTTCACCACGATGTTCGTGAGTGAGGCGCGCATCTCGGCCACCCTGTCGCACGGCAACATCGCGCAGGTGTACGACTTCGGGCGGGTGGACGGGGAGTACTTCCTGGCCATGGAGTTCGTGGACGGCCAGCCCCTGCACAAGATCCTCAAGCGGGCCCTGCGCACGGGGATGAACTCGCTGCCCATCCCGGTGGCCGTCTTCATCGCCATCGAGATGTGCCGGGGGCTGCACTACGCCCATACGCGCAAGGATGACTCGGGGAAGCTGCTGGGCATCGTCCACCGGGACATCTCTCCGGACAACGTGCTCATCAGCTACGAGGGCCAGGTCAAGATCGTCGACTTCGGCATCGCCAAGGCGCGTGAGCTGCGGGGGTTCAACACCGAGCCGGGCGTGGTGAAGGGCAAGTACCTGTTCTTCTCCCCAGAGCAGGCCCGGGGCAAACAGGTCGATGCGCTGACGGACGTGTGGGCCGTGGGCGTCGTGCTCTACGAGCTGCTCTGCGGAAAGCTCCCGTTCCAGGGCACTCAGTACACAGCGGTGGCCAAGCTCATCAAGGGCGAGTTCCCCCGCCCTCGGGAGCTCAACCCGGAGCTGCCCGAGGAGCTCGAGGACATCGTCCTGCACGCGCTGACGGTCAACAAGGCCGAGCGGGTGGAGTCCTGCCACGAGCTGGGTGATGCGCTGACGGCGTTCCTCTACGCCATCGAGCCGCGGTTCTCGGCGATGTCGATCGCCCACTTCGTGCAGAAGATGTTCCAGGAGGACCTCTCCGCTGAGGGGCGGGAGGTGCAGGTGCCTCGCTCGTTCCTGGAGCAGATGGCCCGGTGGCGGCGCTCGACGTCCGAGCACGTTCCGGTGCAGGAGTTCTCCAACCCCAAGCCTCGGTCCGCCCCGCCCTCGTCTCCCAGGAGGTCAGCGGTCGCGACCCGGCCCCTGGCGCCCGCTCCGCAGGAGCCGGCTCCGGCACCTCCGAAGGCTGTCCCCGCCGCGGCCATGTCCGCGAGCAAGGCTCTGTACGTGGGCCTGAGCGTGGGCGCGGTGCTCACGGTGGCGGCCGTCATCCTCCTCTTTGTCGCCATGGGAGAGCCGAAGCTGAGTGGGCTGGATGCCACCACCTCGATGACTCCCCTGGGGCCGGGAGGGGTTGCCGGGGCTCCTGTTCCCGCTCCCGCGACGGGGGCCGCGTCCATGGCCTCCACCCCGGTTCCTCAGCCTCCCGAGGGGGTGAAGCCCCGGGTGAACCCCACGCCCGAGAAGCCGGTCCGGGTGGAGCGCTCTCCAGAGGAGCGGGCCAAGGCTGCTTACGAGAAGGCCGCCAAGCTCTTCGAGGGCAAGCAGTACAAGGAGGCCGGCATCGAGGCACTCCTGTGCATCGAGTTCGACTCGAAGAACCTGGACTGCCAGAAGCTCGCGGGGGATGCGCTCGCCGCGCAGGGTGACAAGGAGAAGGCGGCCGAGCGGTACCGGACCTTCCTCCGCCTCGCGCCCAGCGATGAGCACGCCCTGGAGGTCGAACAGTCCCTGGCCCTGATGCTGGGAATCACTCCAGCCCCTGCGAAGCTCCCAGACCCGCCGCCTCCACCTCCCACGCCCCTGAGCCCCGCGGCCCGAGCCGAGGTCAAGGCGGTCTTCACCGAGGCCGCGCGGTTGATCCGGGCCAAGAAGTACGAGGCCGCACTCACCAAGACCGCCCGATGTCTGAAGATCGACCCCAACCATGCCGAGTGCCACATGGCCGCTGGTGCGGCCTACGCGGCGTTGGCCAACTGGGACAAGGCCGTGGTGCACTACCGCAAGTTCGTCACGCTGGCACCGAACCACAAGCTGGCGCCCAGCGTCCGATCGACCTTGGAAGGGTACGAGCAGGCCAAGGCCCAGTGA
- a CDS encoding SixA phosphatase family protein, whose amino-acid sequence MRIFLVRHGDADAEIPEGLGDEARALTAKARSNTANHFASLSERMGPISLILTSPLVRTVQTAQILSFSVKHEGLLRAHRCLLPDMPVGAVEPVLTEHADQNLVLVGHQPSMGALAAHLLGMQSFPKPVNPGTVIGLERTEGENPGLKFLFYAAPGQQVVDVIQ is encoded by the coding sequence TTGAGGATTTTCCTGGTAAGGCACGGCGATGCGGACGCGGAGATCCCCGAGGGTCTTGGCGACGAGGCGCGCGCGCTGACCGCGAAGGCCCGTAGCAATACCGCCAACCACTTCGCTTCGTTGTCGGAGCGGATGGGCCCCATCTCGCTCATCCTGACGAGCCCGTTGGTCCGCACCGTGCAAACGGCGCAGATCCTCTCGTTCTCGGTCAAGCACGAGGGCCTGCTGCGCGCCCATCGGTGCCTGCTGCCGGACATGCCGGTGGGAGCCGTGGAGCCCGTCCTCACCGAGCACGCGGACCAGAACCTCGTGCTGGTGGGGCACCAGCCGTCCATGGGAGCGCTGGCTGCTCACCTGCTGGGCATGCAGTCGTTCCCCAAGCCGGTGAACCCGGGCACCGTCATTGGCCTGGAGCGCACCGAGGGCGAGAACCCCGGCCTGAAGTTCCTTTTCTACGCGGCTCCGGGCCAGCAGGTGGTCGACGTCATCCAGTGA
- the cyaY gene encoding iron donor protein CyaY has protein sequence MMDESLYNQRVAAVFKRMLAAADQLDPDVLEADSTGDMLTLTARSREKCIVNTQRAVRQIWVAGKSQGIHFSYDEASGTWKDDKGKGLELFSFVADVVSELSGEPFTYPS, from the coding sequence ATGATGGACGAGTCCCTCTACAACCAGCGTGTCGCCGCGGTCTTCAAGCGCATGCTGGCCGCCGCGGACCAGCTGGATCCGGACGTGCTCGAGGCCGACAGCACAGGGGACATGCTCACCCTCACCGCTCGCTCGCGGGAGAAGTGCATCGTCAACACCCAGCGGGCCGTGCGGCAGATCTGGGTGGCGGGCAAGTCCCAGGGCATCCACTTCTCGTACGACGAGGCCTCCGGCACCTGGAAGGACGACAAGGGCAAGGGGCTGGAGCTGTTCTCCTTCGTCGCGGACGTGGTGAGCGAGCTCAGCGGCGAGCCCTTCACCTACCCGTCCTGA
- a CDS encoding diguanylate cyclase — protein sequence MRSVLIAEPAIPVATALRRFLESANYAVIVVSTAAEALREVRTSPPEVLLTSLSDSLDGETLCREVKQEAPELPVLLLYMPEEENPEERATAAGADACLVGPLKRTTLVTCVGLMLQLADTRAATRSTQAPAPAPAPESDDAAARRFGLEGPSSPDFDFLKRLLLMEVKRSRRYRYPIALLLMELDHLSERTAQLGSSQRTTLLAEMLGLLSGGVRDIDVIVPTTEGRFVAFFPHTPRVGAMVVAERMRQRVRTLARLPNMTVSMGLSVFEPSPVRGQTQVSFGNLMKDANEALRKAQAEGGDRVSFIEREVPSEEEEPSED from the coding sequence ATGCGCTCCGTTCTCATCGCCGAACCCGCCATCCCTGTCGCTACAGCCCTGCGCAGGTTCTTGGAGAGCGCCAATTATGCCGTGATTGTCGTCAGCACGGCGGCGGAGGCGCTCCGGGAGGTCCGCACCAGTCCCCCGGAGGTGCTGCTGACCTCGCTGTCCGACTCCCTGGACGGCGAGACGCTGTGCCGGGAGGTGAAGCAGGAGGCGCCGGAGCTGCCGGTGCTCCTGCTCTACATGCCCGAGGAGGAGAACCCCGAGGAGCGCGCCACCGCCGCGGGCGCGGATGCCTGTCTGGTGGGCCCCCTCAAGCGCACCACCCTGGTGACGTGCGTGGGGCTGATGCTCCAGCTCGCCGACACCCGTGCCGCCACCCGCTCCACCCAGGCTCCAGCTCCGGCTCCGGCTCCGGAGTCTGATGACGCGGCGGCCCGCCGGTTCGGGCTGGAGGGTCCGTCCTCTCCGGACTTCGACTTTCTCAAGCGGCTGCTGTTGATGGAGGTGAAGCGCAGCCGGCGCTACCGCTACCCCATCGCCCTGCTGCTGATGGAGCTGGACCACTTGTCCGAGCGCACCGCTCAGCTGGGCTCCTCGCAGCGCACCACGCTGCTGGCGGAGATGCTGGGGTTGCTCTCGGGTGGGGTGCGGGACATCGACGTCATCGTCCCCACCACCGAGGGCCGCTTCGTCGCCTTCTTCCCCCACACCCCCAGGGTGGGCGCGATGGTGGTGGCCGAGCGCATGCGTCAGCGCGTGAGGACGCTGGCTCGCCTGCCGAACATGACCGTGTCCATGGGGCTGTCCGTCTTCGAGCCCTCGCCCGTGCGAGGGCAGACGCAGGTGAGCTTCGGCAATCTGATGAAGGATGCCAACGAGGCGCTGCGCAAGGCCCAAGCCGAGGGCGGCGACCGGGTGAGCTTCATCGAGCGCGAGGTTCCCTCCGAGGAGGAGGAGCCCTCCGAGGACTGA
- the frr gene encoding ribosome recycling factor, whose protein sequence is MANGDEVVTQLKSRIDKTLDDLKKELGKVRTGRASTSILDGIRVDFYGTPTPLSGVASVNAPEPRLITIKPWDKSVLKDIEKAIREANLGINPMNDGELIRLPFPALTEERRKEIAKQVKSKGEEHKVAVRNIRRDANELIKTQLKDKKITEDDKKRLEEKVQKETDAGVAEVDKIVAAKEKEVMSV, encoded by the coding sequence ATGGCGAATGGCGATGAAGTCGTTACGCAGCTGAAGTCCCGTATCGACAAGACGCTCGATGATCTCAAGAAGGAGCTGGGCAAGGTGCGCACCGGGCGCGCCAGCACCAGCATCCTCGATGGCATCCGCGTGGACTTCTATGGCACGCCCACTCCGTTGAGCGGCGTGGCCAGCGTGAACGCCCCGGAGCCCCGGCTCATCACCATCAAGCCGTGGGACAAGAGCGTGCTGAAGGACATCGAGAAGGCCATTCGCGAGGCCAACCTCGGCATCAACCCGATGAACGACGGCGAGCTCATCCGCCTGCCGTTCCCGGCGCTGACCGAGGAGCGCCGCAAGGAGATCGCCAAGCAGGTGAAGTCCAAGGGCGAGGAGCACAAGGTCGCCGTGCGCAACATCCGCCGCGACGCCAACGAGCTCATCAAGACCCAGCTCAAGGACAAGAAGATCACCGAGGACGACAAGAAGCGCCTCGAGGAGAAGGTGCAGAAGGAGACCGACGCGGGCGTGGCCGAGGTCGACAAGATCGTCGCCGCGAAGGAAAAGGAGGTCATGTCGGTCTGA
- the pyrH gene encoding UMP kinase yields the protein MSEPTRSLRYKRVLLKLSGEALMGDGKYGIHPPTLTRIASEVKEVVEAGVELAVVIGGGNIFRGVAGATEGMDRASADYMGMLATCINSMAMQDALEKQGVFTRVLSAIKMEQIAEPYIRRRAVRHLEKGRVVIFAAGTGNPYFTTDTAASLRAMEINAEVILKATKVDGVYNADPKKDSTAKRYRSLTYMDVLRQNLNVMDSTAISLCMDNKLPIVVFDLTARGNIGRAVLGNGDIGTVVGASETVWA from the coding sequence ATGTCTGAACCGACCCGCTCCCTCCGTTACAAGCGCGTGCTCCTCAAGCTCTCCGGCGAGGCCCTCATGGGCGATGGGAAGTACGGCATCCATCCGCCCACGCTCACCCGCATTGCCAGCGAGGTGAAAGAGGTGGTCGAGGCCGGTGTGGAGCTGGCCGTCGTCATTGGCGGCGGCAACATCTTCCGCGGCGTGGCTGGCGCCACCGAGGGCATGGACCGCGCGAGCGCCGACTACATGGGCATGCTCGCCACCTGCATCAACTCCATGGCCATGCAGGATGCGCTGGAGAAGCAGGGCGTCTTCACCCGGGTGCTGTCGGCCATCAAGATGGAGCAGATTGCCGAGCCCTACATCCGCCGCCGCGCCGTGCGCCACCTGGAGAAGGGGCGCGTGGTCATCTTCGCCGCCGGCACGGGCAACCCGTACTTCACCACGGACACCGCGGCCAGCCTGCGCGCCATGGAGATCAACGCCGAGGTGATTCTCAAGGCCACCAAGGTGGACGGCGTGTACAACGCGGACCCCAAGAAAGACTCCACGGCGAAGCGCTACCGCTCGCTGACGTACATGGACGTGCTCAGGCAGAACCTCAACGTGATGGACTCCACGGCCATCTCGCTGTGCATGGACAACAAGCTGCCCATCGTCGTGTTCGACCTGACGGCCCGCGGCAACATCGGCCGGGCCGTGCTCGGCAACGGGGATATCGGTACAGTGGTGGGCGCCTCCGAGACGGTCTGGGCCTGA
- the tsf gene encoding translation elongation factor Ts, protein MAEVSASMVKELREKTGAGMMDCKKALAETGGDFTKAEEWLRKKGIARAAGKADRVAAEGVIATYVHGGRIGVMVEINCETDFVARNEDFQDLGREIAMQVAAASPQYVRREEIPADVLEKEKEIQRAQLKEQKKPEAMWDKILVGKIEKYYETVCLVDQLWVKDDKKKVGEMVTERAAKIGEKVSIRRFARFVVGEGIEKKKDDLAAEVAKTLGTQA, encoded by the coding sequence ATGGCCGAGGTCAGCGCCTCGATGGTGAAGGAACTCCGCGAGAAGACCGGCGCGGGCATGATGGACTGCAAGAAGGCGCTCGCCGAGACCGGCGGTGACTTCACCAAGGCCGAGGAGTGGCTGCGCAAGAAGGGCATCGCCCGCGCCGCGGGTAAGGCGGACCGCGTGGCGGCCGAGGGCGTCATCGCCACCTACGTCCACGGTGGCCGCATCGGCGTGATGGTGGAGATCAACTGCGAGACGGACTTCGTGGCTCGCAACGAGGACTTCCAGGATCTGGGCCGCGAGATCGCCATGCAGGTGGCCGCCGCCAGCCCGCAGTACGTGCGCCGTGAGGAGATCCCCGCGGACGTGCTGGAGAAGGAGAAGGAGATCCAGCGCGCTCAGTTGAAGGAGCAGAAGAAGCCTGAGGCCATGTGGGACAAGATCCTCGTGGGCAAGATCGAGAAGTACTACGAGACGGTCTGCCTGGTGGACCAGCTCTGGGTGAAGGACGACAAGAAGAAGGTGGGCGAGATGGTCACCGAGCGCGCCGCGAAGATCGGCGAGAAGGTCTCCATCCGCCGCTTCGCGCGCTTCGTGGTGGGCGAGGGCATCGAGAAGAAGAAGGATGACCTGGCCGCCGAGGTCGCCAAGACGCTGGGCACCCAGGCCTAG
- the rpsB gene encoding 30S ribosomal protein S2, which yields MAAASGITMKQLLEAGVHFGHQTKRWNPKMKPYIFGARNGIYIIDLQKTVVMARQAFRFVADLTSRGGHVLFVGTKKQAQDVIREEAARAGQFFVTSRWLGGTLTNFKTIKQGIDRLKTLEKMAEDGTFERLPKKEVASLEREREKLEKNLGGVKEMTKLPRCVFVIDPKKEHIAIHEATRLGIPVIGVVDTNCDPDGIDFVIPGNDDAIRSIKLFTSKIADACLEGGARYRASGAAERDEQEEREGRDDRGDRRDDRRGPRRGDRGDRGDRRGGDRGGERRGPLVEMKGAAPAAAEGEAEGSGGGGGEGGGEETAAE from the coding sequence ATGGCCGCCGCAAGCGGCATCACGATGAAGCAGCTGCTGGAGGCCGGCGTTCACTTCGGCCACCAGACCAAGCGCTGGAACCCGAAGATGAAGCCCTACATCTTCGGCGCCCGTAACGGCATCTACATCATCGACCTGCAGAAGACCGTGGTCATGGCCCGCCAGGCCTTCCGCTTCGTGGCGGACCTCACCTCGCGCGGCGGCCACGTGCTGTTCGTGGGCACCAAGAAGCAGGCGCAGGACGTCATCCGCGAGGAGGCCGCCCGCGCTGGTCAGTTCTTCGTCACCAGCCGCTGGCTGGGCGGCACCCTGACGAACTTCAAGACCATCAAGCAGGGCATCGATCGCCTCAAGACGCTGGAGAAGATGGCCGAGGACGGCACCTTCGAGCGTCTGCCCAAGAAGGAAGTCGCCTCGCTGGAGCGTGAGCGCGAGAAGCTCGAGAAGAACCTGGGCGGCGTGAAGGAGATGACGAAGCTGCCGCGCTGCGTGTTCGTCATCGACCCGAAGAAGGAGCACATCGCCATCCACGAGGCCACCCGCCTGGGTATCCCCGTCATCGGCGTGGTGGACACCAACTGCGACCCGGACGGCATCGACTTCGTCATCCCGGGCAACGACGACGCCATCCGCTCCATCAAGCTGTTCACCTCGAAGATCGCCGACGCGTGCCTCGAGGGTGGCGCGCGCTACCGCGCCTCGGGCGCCGCTGAGCGCGACGAGCAGGAGGAGCGTGAGGGCCGTGACGACCGCGGTGACCGCCGCGACGATCGCCGGGGCCCGCGCCGTGGCGACCGGGGTGATCGCGGTGACCGCCGCGGGGGTGACCGGGGCGGCGAGCGCCGTGGACCCCTCGTGGAGATGAAGGGCGCGGCTCCCGCGGCTGCTGAGGGTGAGGCCGAGGGCAGCGGCGGCGGCGGCGGCGAGGGTGGTGGCGAGGAGACCGCGGCCGAGTAG